A stretch of DNA from Acidovorax carolinensis:
GAAAGGACCGCTCCACGGCCAGAGGCACGTCCACCGGCGTCAGGCAGCGCTGGCATTCCATGGGAAAAGTGGCCTGAACCTGGACATTCAGCCACACCTGACCAATGCCGCCCAGCGCAGTGCGGATTTCACCCGTGGCCGTCCAGTCCACCCGCAGATCAGGATGCAGGCTCTTGGCCTCCTGGGACAGCCGCTCGTATTTCAGCAGCGAGTCATGCCCGGACAGCTGCCCACCCGCCTGTGCAAAGGCCTTGACGTCGAGCCGGTCGGGAGAGAATTCCTTGGTCATGGCGGCAGTGTAAGAGAATCGGCCGATGCATCAATCCCCCAACCCGCAACGCCCCTTGGTATTGGGCTCCACTTCGCGTTACCGCCACGACCTGCTGTCGCGGCTGAACCTGCCTTTCGCGGTGGCCGCCCCCGAGGTGGACGAAACCCCGCTGGCAGGCGAAACGCCCCGCGCTCTGGCCCTGCGCCTGGCCTTGGCCAAGGCCCATGCAGTGGCCCGCCAGCATCCACAAGCGATGGTGATCGGTTCGGACCAGGTGGCCGACCTGGGTGGCCAGCCACTGGGCAAGCCGGGCACCCACGAGCGCGCAGTGGCCCAGTTGCGCCAGATGCGCGGTGAAACCGTGATCTTCCAGACGGCGGTGGCTGTGGTCTGTGCCGCCACGGGGTTCGAGCAGGTGAACCTGGCACCGGTCGAGGTGCACTTTCGCAGCCTGTCCGACGAGGAGATCGAGCGCTATCTGCGCGCCGAGCAGCCGTACGACTGCGCGGGTAGCGCCAAAAGCGAAGGCCTGGGCATTGCGCTGCTCGACGCCATCCACAGCGACGACCCCACCGCCTTGATTGGTCTGCCGCTGATCCGCACCTGCCGCATGCTGCGCGCCGCCGGCCTGGTTTTGCCATGAGCACGCGCCCCACCACTCCGGCCGACGCGCCCGGCAATACCGCCGTCAACGGCACGCTGTACCTGGTGCCGGCGCCGCTCGACTTTGGCTGCGACACCCAGGCGCCGTTGCAGGACGCCCTGCCCGAAGGCACCCTGAAAACGGCCGCCCGCCTGACGCACTGGATCTGCGAGAACGCCAAGAGCACGCGCGCCTACCTCAAACGCATCGAGCCGCTGCACCCGCTGGCCGCATCGCTGCAGCAGCAAACCATCACCGAGCTGCCACGCGAAGTCCACAAGAAGGGCGACCACGGCGACAAGGGATCGGCCCCGTTCGACGCCCGCCCGCTGCTGGCAGCGGCCCTGCTGGGGCACGATATGGGCCTGATCAGCGAAGCCGGCATGCCCGCCGTGGCCGACCCGGGCTCGTCCGTGGTGCGCGCAGCGCACGACCTGGGCATTGCGGTGGTGCCGCTGGTGGGACCTGTCTCGCTGCTGCTGGCGCTGGCCGCCAGCGGCCTGAACGGCCAGAACTTTGCCTTCACCGGCTACCTGCCGCAAGACGCGCAGGAGCGCACC
This window harbors:
- a CDS encoding YceD family protein; the encoded protein is MTKEFSPDRLDVKAFAQAGGQLSGHDSLLKYERLSQEAKSLHPDLRVDWTATGEIRTALGGIGQVWLNVQVQATFPMECQRCLTPVDVPLAVERSFRFVADEATAEALDDESEEDLLALSREFDLRELIEDELLMALPVVPKHDECPTSVPLASSDADFEEANAEKPNPFAALAALRKDGKTD
- a CDS encoding Maf family nucleotide pyrophosphatase, whose amino-acid sequence is MHQSPNPQRPLVLGSTSRYRHDLLSRLNLPFAVAAPEVDETPLAGETPRALALRLALAKAHAVARQHPQAMVIGSDQVADLGGQPLGKPGTHERAVAQLRQMRGETVIFQTAVAVVCAATGFEQVNLAPVEVHFRSLSDEEIERYLRAEQPYDCAGSAKSEGLGIALLDAIHSDDPTALIGLPLIRTCRMLRAAGLVLP
- a CDS encoding SAM-dependent methyltransferase gives rise to the protein MSTRPTTPADAPGNTAVNGTLYLVPAPLDFGCDTQAPLQDALPEGTLKTAARLTHWICENAKSTRAYLKRIEPLHPLAASLQQQTITELPREVHKKGDHGDKGSAPFDARPLLAAALLGHDMGLISEAGMPAVADPGSSVVRAAHDLGIAVVPLVGPVSLLLALAASGLNGQNFAFTGYLPQDAQERTQRIRELESLALKTGQTQLFIETPYRNAALWQALVQTLQPHTRLALAGGLTLPQVQIRSQLVRQWRQQAIPTDNRTPVVFAFGR